The proteins below come from a single Campylobacter sp. CCUG 57310 genomic window:
- the mshL gene encoding pilus (MSHA type) biogenesis protein MshL translates to MSVLKLNKVLAIIAFLAFSFSSALATDSCKTRIFNLKISEQVSIQEILTQLSDLCNFSVITKDQFAKNAINEEVSGINIKDMTLNEIFNILLHEKNINYTFEKGTLKISALQTKTFKIDYITSVREGTAITKASVDSAPIEVGSENDDEGADDLKKGGGKLDNLIRTVERFDFWEKLDAEIKAILNNTTETIVAPDPIINANAGLVTVTGTAAQIKRVSEYIEDVQNRLRKQVIIDVSIISVELANSYTKGIDWSKFSIGFKTGLFNRFIPIGMTEEIQKDAAGNPIKIQKFTYGQTPGNTIHWSTRDGQNSLNKGLSQSINLIPGFTFNLDGVINFLEINGKTKVVSNPKIATLNNQQALISVGDNINYRVKQESSNDNALNGKTTITYKQYSVFIGILLNILPEISDDNKIMLRINPSLSSFKYNEDDTRQTTAIREIAPDTIQKKLSTVVHVNSGDTIVLGGLIAQSKGKENTKVPFLGDIPVLGHAFKSTKDQLKTTELVFIITPRIIDISSPTPIKQTLKDLGFSRSTYEQ, encoded by the coding sequence ATGTCGGTATTAAAATTAAATAAAGTATTAGCAATTATTGCTTTTTTAGCTTTTTCTTTTTCATCAGCATTGGCTACGGATAGTTGCAAAACTAGAATTTTTAATCTGAAAATAAGCGAACAGGTTTCCATACAAGAAATTTTAACACAACTTTCAGATCTTTGTAATTTTAGTGTTATAACAAAAGATCAATTTGCAAAAAATGCTATAAACGAAGAAGTTTCAGGAATAAACATCAAAGACATGACGTTAAATGAAATTTTTAATATTTTGCTTCATGAAAAAAACATCAACTATACTTTTGAAAAAGGGACATTAAAAATTTCAGCCCTTCAAACAAAAACATTTAAGATAGACTATATAACATCAGTTAGAGAGGGAACTGCGATAACAAAAGCTTCTGTGGATTCGGCTCCTATAGAAGTTGGCAGCGAAAACGATGATGAAGGCGCGGATGATCTTAAAAAAGGTGGCGGAAAGCTTGATAATCTTATTAGAACAGTTGAAAGATTTGATTTCTGGGAAAAGCTTGATGCCGAAATTAAAGCTATCTTAAATAACACCACAGAAACTATAGTAGCCCCTGATCCAATCATAAATGCAAATGCAGGGCTTGTTACGGTAACAGGAACTGCTGCACAAATAAAAAGAGTTTCAGAATACATTGAAGATGTTCAAAATCGCCTTAGAAAACAAGTCATAATAGACGTTTCAATAATATCTGTTGAGCTTGCAAATAGCTATACAAAAGGCATTGATTGGAGCAAATTCAGTATAGGATTCAAAACAGGACTATTCAATAGATTTATCCCTATAGGAATGACAGAGGAAATTCAAAAAGATGCTGCCGGTAATCCAATCAAAATACAAAAATTTACTTATGGACAAACACCGGGAAACACCATACATTGGTCTACAAGAGACGGTCAAAATAGTCTAAATAAAGGTTTATCTCAAAGTATAAACTTAATACCTGGTTTTACATTTAATCTTGACGGAGTTATAAACTTCCTTGAAATAAACGGAAAAACCAAAGTAGTATCAAATCCAAAAATAGCCACTTTAAACAATCAGCAAGCTCTTATATCGGTTGGTGACAATATCAACTATAGAGTCAAACAAGAGAGCTCAAACGACAATGCCTTAAACGGCAAGACAACAATTACATATAAACAATACTCCGTATTTATAGGAATTTTATTAAATATACTTCCTGAAATTTCAGACGATAACAAAATAATGCTTAGAATCAATCCATCTTTAAGTAGCTTTAAATATAATGAAGATGACACAAGACAAACAACAGCCATAAGAGAAATAGCTCCTGACACAATCCAAAAGAAGCTTTCTACAGTAGTTCACGTAAACAGTGGCGATACTATAGTTCTTGGAGGTCTTATAGCTCAAAGCAAAGGCAAAGAAAACACTAAAGTTCCTTTCCTTGGAGATATCCCTGTTTTAGGTCATGCGTTTAAAAGCACAAAAGATCAACTCAAAACAACAGAGCTTGTATTTATAATAACACCAAGAATTATAGACATCTCATCGCCTACGCCTATAAAACAGACTTTAAAGGATTTAGGCTTTTCAAGGTCAACGTATGAGCAATAA
- a CDS encoding argininosuccinate synthase encodes MKKDVKKVVLAYSGGLDTSIILKWLQDEYKCEVITFTADIGQGEELEPARVKALELGIKPENIFIEDLKEEFVRDFVFPMFRANAIYEGEYLLGTSIARPLIAKRQAEIAASIGADGVSHGATGKGNDQVRFELGYYAIGDNLTIIAPWREWDLNSREKLLAYAEKNGIKIEKKPGKSPYSMDANLLHISYEGLVLENPANAPEKDMWRWTVDPKNAPNESEIIEIGYEKGDPVSINGKRLSPAEILAELNRLGAKHGIGRLDIVENRSVGMKSRGCYETPGGTIMLKAHRAIESITLDRRAAHLKDELMPKYAELIYNGYWFSPERIMLQALIDKSQENVNGSVKVELYKGNVIILGRDSKSDNLFSEAFCTFEEDNVYDQKDADGFIKLNALRFIIGRKNGRKFN; translated from the coding sequence ATGAAAAAAGACGTTAAAAAAGTAGTTTTAGCATATTCGGGCGGTCTTGATACGAGCATTATTTTAAAATGGCTTCAAGACGAATACAAATGCGAAGTGATAACCTTTACCGCAGATATCGGTCAAGGTGAAGAGCTTGAGCCTGCAAGAGTAAAAGCGCTTGAACTTGGCATAAAACCTGAAAATATCTTTATAGAAGATTTGAAAGAGGAATTTGTAAGAGATTTTGTATTTCCGATGTTTAGAGCAAACGCCATCTATGAGGGCGAATATCTGCTTGGTACATCCATCGCTCGACCACTTATAGCAAAAAGACAAGCCGAGATAGCGGCAAGCATAGGAGCCGATGGAGTAAGTCACGGCGCAACCGGCAAAGGAAACGATCAAGTTAGATTTGAGCTTGGATACTACGCCATAGGAGATAATCTTACTATAATTGCCCCTTGGAGAGAGTGGGATCTAAACAGTAGGGAAAAACTACTGGCTTATGCGGAAAAAAATGGTATCAAAATAGAAAAAAAACCGGGCAAAAGTCCATACTCTATGGATGCAAATTTACTTCACATAAGCTATGAAGGCTTAGTGCTTGAAAATCCAGCCAATGCACCAGAAAAAGATATGTGGAGATGGACAGTCGATCCGAAAAACGCACCAAATGAGAGCGAAATCATAGAGATAGGATACGAAAAAGGCGATCCCGTAAGCATAAACGGCAAGAGATTAAGTCCTGCGGAAATTTTAGCCGAACTTAACCGCCTTGGTGCAAAACACGGCATAGGAAGACTTGATATAGTAGAAAATCGCTCGGTAGGCATGAAATCTCGCGGTTGCTACGAAACTCCGGGCGGGACGATAATGCTAAAGGCTCACCGCGCCATAGAGAGCATAACTCTTGACAGAAGAGCCGCCCACCTTAAAGACGAACTCATGCCAAAATACGCCGAATTAATATACAACGGATACTGGTTTTCGCCTGAGCGAATCATGCTTCAAGCACTAATAGACAAAAGCCAAGAAAACGTAAACGGAAGCGTAAAAGTCGAGCTATACAAAGGAAATGTAATCATACTAGGCAGAGACAGCAAGAGCGATAATCTCTTTAGTGAAGCGTTTTGTACCTTCGAAGAAGATAACGTGTATGATCAAAAAGATGCCGACGGATTCATAAAGCTAAATGCGTTAAGGTTTATTATAGGGCGCAAAAACGGGCGCAAATTTAACTAA
- a CDS encoding ATP-binding protein translates to MSNNKYTVIKHLFAEDNKDSSFIHLDKSFAAYKKIINLIEKPVKLILFYGNPGCGKTFLLKKVVEDLKDREDIVFFSYPFFNENEFMTSLYEEIFKEKPIEKIQNYEEFTRIYKSKFNQENKKVFTVLLDEAQLYPELLIEKLRLLSDSGFFKFLFAIRKTDEEHVLTKDYFKARIWESIEMSPLEVNEMRVYMESKLQSKKFDYQFLKFTDEQLELINNLTRGSLTMLNRFMFNFFELYEYFEDNQPTIISTDTMSTKILEMAAIRSELINA, encoded by the coding sequence ATGAGCAATAATAAATACACCGTAATAAAACATCTTTTTGCCGAAGACAATAAAGATAGCAGTTTTATACATTTGGATAAATCTTTTGCAGCATATAAAAAGATTATAAATTTAATCGAAAAGCCTGTTAAGTTAATACTATTTTATGGCAATCCGGGTTGTGGTAAAACGTTTTTGCTAAAAAAAGTTGTAGAAGATTTAAAAGATAGAGAAGATATAGTATTTTTTTCATATCCGTTTTTTAATGAAAATGAATTTATGACATCTCTTTATGAAGAAATTTTCAAGGAAAAACCTATAGAAAAAATTCAAAACTACGAAGAATTTACAAGGATTTACAAATCAAAATTTAACCAAGAAAACAAAAAAGTTTTTACGGTTTTGCTTGATGAAGCACAACTTTACCCTGAGCTTTTGATAGAAAAACTCCGCCTGCTTTCAGATAGCGGTTTTTTTAAATTTCTATTTGCAATTCGCAAAACAGATGAAGAACATGTCTTGACAAAAGACTATTTTAAAGCTAGAATTTGGGAAAGTATAGAGATGAGTCCTCTTGAAGTTAATGAGATGAGAGTTTATATGGAAAGTAAACTGCAATCTAAAAAATTTGATTATCAATTTTTAAAATTTACAGATGAGCAACTAGAACTTATAAACAATCTTACAAGAGGAAGTCTTACAATGCTCAATAGATTTATGTTTAATTTCTTTGAGCTTTATGAATATTTTGAAGACAATCAACCAACAATAATTAGTACAGACACAATGAGTACAAAAATTTTAGAGATGGCAGCCATCAGATCGGAGCTTATAAATGCTTGA
- the era gene encoding GTPase Era, with protein sequence MKSGFVSIIGRTNAGKSSLLNFLLDEKITIVSHKQNATRRKISGIVMNGEDQIIFTDTPGLHESDKMLNKLMINEAIKSMSDCDAIVFLASIHDPANEYEKFLNLKPSAPHILVLTKVDKVSNDKILKKISEYSKFQDKFTALMPFSIKKQTYKKPLLDEICRLLPEHEYFYDPEFLTLTNEKEIYKEFILEAIYDNLSDELPYSTDVLIDKVKEKSEIIEIFASIITDKELHKSMIIGKNGETIKRIGINSRKMISKLTNKKIFLKLVVIVKKGWSKDEKIIKQINNY encoded by the coding sequence ATGAAATCGGGCTTCGTAAGCATAATAGGAAGAACAAATGCGGGCAAAAGCTCTCTTTTAAACTTCTTACTTGATGAAAAAATCACTATCGTGTCGCATAAGCAAAATGCTACAAGGCGCAAGATAAGCGGTATAGTGATGAACGGCGAAGATCAGATAATCTTTACCGACACACCCGGGCTTCACGAAAGCGATAAAATGTTAAATAAATTAATGATAAACGAGGCGATAAAATCAATGAGCGATTGCGATGCGATTGTTTTTTTAGCCTCGATTCACGACCCAGCTAATGAATATGAGAAATTTTTAAATTTAAAACCTTCAGCGCCTCACATCTTGGTTTTAACTAAGGTTGACAAAGTATCAAATGATAAAATTTTAAAAAAAATATCTGAGTATTCTAAATTTCAAGATAAATTTACAGCCCTAATGCCTTTTAGCATCAAAAAACAAACTTACAAAAAGCCGTTGCTTGATGAAATTTGCAGGCTTTTGCCAGAGCATGAGTATTTTTATGATCCTGAATTTTTAACGCTTACCAATGAAAAAGAAATCTACAAAGAATTTATACTTGAAGCGATATATGACAATCTAAGCGACGAGTTACCTTACTCAACGGATGTACTAATAGATAAAGTTAAGGAAAAAAGCGAAATAATAGAAATTTTTGCCTCAATAATAACGGATAAAGAGCTACACAAATCAATGATAATAGGAAAAAATGGCGAAACAATCAAAAGAATTGGTATAAATTCACGAAAAATGATATCAAAATTAACAAATAAAAAAATCTTTTTAAAGCTCGTAGTTATCGTAAAAAAAGGATGGAGCAAGGATGAAAAAATTATAAAACAAATAAATAACTATTGA
- a CDS encoding GspE/PulE family protein, with protein MPYELFLSTALKNNLISQQQKQEIEELLSQDNKFEKIIKEVAPDIQEQTIINILSELYRTQRISIANILEKFIINLSDFLKFTAKKFELEYMDLDTIDIDYRLSEKTSLSQLKKYEALPVKEDEVRVYVAFRNPFDIAAQDRLQNIFNRKLLKVVIADPFQIDKHLNKIELSESIKGIVADIRKELSTTASTGDENSSGILKLIEVILKTSILGRASDIHIEPTETNCIVRSRIDGMLTETFIFDKDIYPPMVSRMKLLSNMDIAERRKPQDGRFSAQIMGKEYDFRISTLPILNGESIVLRILDKSKVLISLENLGMHPQSFAKFNKAMKAPYGIILVTGPTGSGKTTTLYAALNDIKSIETKIITVEDPVEYQLNMIQQVHVNEKVGLTFASALRSILRQDPDVIMIGEIRDQETLRIAVQAALTGHLVFSTLHTNDAISAVTRIVDMGIEPYLISGSLVAIEAQRLVRKLCPNCKQKTTIPLTLQEQFKDYLPQDYQFYKHVGCEKCSQTGYTGREMISEILPISDKIASMVANGTTKEEIKKVAYEEGFIDMFKDGIIRAARGVTTIDEILRVAKT; from the coding sequence ATGCCTTATGAACTATTCTTATCTACCGCTTTAAAAAACAATCTAATATCCCAACAGCAAAAACAGGAAATAGAAGAGCTTTTATCCCAAGATAATAAATTTGAAAAAATTATCAAAGAAGTTGCACCAGATATCCAAGAGCAAACAATCATCAATATTTTATCTGAACTTTACAGAACTCAACGCATAAGCATAGCAAATATCCTAGAAAAATTCATCATAAATTTAAGCGATTTTTTAAAATTTACAGCCAAAAAATTTGAACTTGAATATATGGATTTAGATACTATAGATATAGATTATAGGCTATCTGAAAAAACTTCTCTTTCTCAACTGAAAAAATACGAAGCTTTACCTGTAAAAGAAGATGAAGTAAGGGTTTATGTAGCCTTTAGAAACCCATTTGACATAGCTGCTCAAGATAGACTTCAAAATATATTTAACAGAAAACTTCTAAAGGTAGTCATAGCAGATCCATTTCAGATAGATAAGCATCTTAATAAAATCGAACTAAGCGAAAGCATAAAAGGCATAGTTGCTGACATAAGAAAAGAGCTCTCAACGACCGCATCAACGGGAGATGAAAATAGTTCCGGAATTTTAAAGCTGATTGAAGTTATCCTAAAAACCTCAATACTAGGCAGAGCAAGCGACATACACATAGAACCTACGGAGACAAACTGTATCGTAAGAAGCAGAATTGATGGCATGCTAACAGAAACCTTTATCTTTGATAAGGACATCTATCCTCCTATGGTATCTCGTATGAAGCTTTTATCCAACATGGATATAGCCGAGCGTAGAAAGCCTCAAGACGGTCGTTTTTCAGCTCAGATAATGGGCAAGGAGTATGATTTTCGTATCTCTACTCTTCCGATACTAAACGGAGAAAGTATTGTTCTTCGTATTCTTGATAAGTCAAAAGTACTAATAAGCCTTGAAAATTTAGGCATGCATCCTCAAAGCTTTGCCAAATTTAATAAAGCAATGAAAGCTCCTTACGGCATTATCTTAGTAACCGGTCCTACGGGCTCCGGTAAAACCACTACACTTTATGCTGCACTTAATGATATAAAGAGTATAGAAACGAAAATTATAACTGTCGAAGATCCTGTCGAGTACCAGTTAAATATGATACAGCAAGTTCATGTAAATGAAAAAGTAGGACTTACTTTTGCTTCAGCACTTAGGTCTATCCTTCGTCAAGACCCGGACGTCATAATGATCGGCGAGATCAGAGATCAAGAGACGCTTCGTATAGCCGTGCAAGCGGCACTTACCGGACACTTGGTATTTTCCACTCTGCACACAAACGATGCTATAAGCGCTGTTACAAGAATTGTAGATATGGGTATTGAGCCATATCTTATAAGCGGTTCTTTGGTAGCCATAGAGGCACAAAGACTTGTTAGAAAACTTTGTCCAAATTGCAAGCAAAAGACAACTATCCCTCTAACTCTTCAAGAGCAGTTTAAAGACTATTTGCCTCAAGATTATCAGTTCTATAAGCATGTAGGCTGTGAAAAATGTTCTCAAACGGGATATACCGGAAGAGAGATGATAAGTGAAATTTTGCCTATCAGCGACAAGATCGCAAGCATGGTAGCAAATGGAACAACAAAAGAAGAGATTAAAAAAGTAGCCTACGAAGAAGGCTTTATAGATATGTTTAAAGACGGTATCATAAGAGCTGCAAGAGGCGTAACAACTATAGATGAAATTTTAAGGGTTGCTAAAACATGA
- a CDS encoding RNA-binding S4 domain-containing protein, which translates to MRVDKFLNTVNITKRRAISEDMCKSGVVSINGVVAKPAKEVKIGDKITIKFLAKEMSYEVLAIPVTKSIPKSAQSEYVKEL; encoded by the coding sequence ATGAGAGTAGATAAATTTTTAAATACGGTTAATATTACCAAGCGTCGAGCGATTAGCGAAGATATGTGTAAAAGCGGCGTAGTAAGCATAAACGGAGTTGTGGCAAAGCCCGCTAAAGAGGTGAAAATCGGCGATAAAATTACGATTAAATTTTTAGCCAAAGAGATGAGTTATGAGGTTTTGGCTATCCCTGTGACGAAAAGTATCCCAAAATCAGCGCAAAGCGAGTATGTAAAAGAGCTATGA
- the hslU gene encoding HslU--HslV peptidase ATPase subunit produces the protein MNLTPKEIVKFLDDYVIGQKDAKKIIAIALRNRYRRMKLEKSMQDDIVPKNILMIGSTGVGKTEIARRLSKMMGLPFIKVEASKYTEVGFVGRDVESMVRDLVAAAISLVKTEFREKNQDKIDEYVEDKIIKKLLPPLPTGASEEKKADYERSYEKMKTRLKNGDLDDLNIEIEITQSSFDAGANVPPDMAQMQESFVKIIGLSNKTTKKEMKVKDAKEALKNEASEKILDMESIKAEALRRAENEGIIFIDEIDKVAVSSGNSSRQDPSKEGVQRDLLPIVEGSTVTTKFGVIKTDHILFIAAGAFHISKPSDLIPELQGRFPLRVELSSLDEDALYQILTRPKHSLLKQYEALLKTENVELKFSDEAVKTIAKIAQNANEKMEDIGARRLHAVIERVIEDISFEASENSGKTIEVDKALVEDRLGNIIKDQDLARYIL, from the coding sequence ATGAATTTAACCCCAAAAGAGATAGTGAAATTTTTAGATGATTATGTAATCGGTCAAAAAGACGCTAAAAAAATCATAGCAATTGCACTTAGAAACAGATATCGCAGAATGAAGCTTGAAAAATCGATGCAAGATGACATTGTGCCTAAAAATATACTTATGATAGGTTCAACAGGCGTTGGTAAAACCGAGATAGCACGTCGTCTTTCAAAGATGATGGGCTTGCCTTTTATCAAAGTAGAGGCAAGCAAATACACCGAAGTCGGTTTTGTTGGGCGCGATGTGGAGTCTATGGTAAGAGATCTGGTTGCGGCTGCTATAAGTCTTGTAAAAACAGAATTTAGAGAGAAAAATCAAGATAAAATTGATGAGTACGTCGAGGATAAAATCATAAAAAAGCTTCTTCCACCGCTTCCAACTGGAGCAAGCGAAGAGAAAAAGGCTGATTATGAAAGAAGTTATGAGAAGATGAAAACGAGACTTAAAAACGGAGACCTTGATGATCTAAACATCGAGATCGAGATCACGCAAAGTAGCTTTGACGCGGGAGCTAATGTGCCGCCTGATATGGCTCAAATGCAAGAGAGTTTTGTAAAAATCATAGGATTAAGCAACAAAACTACAAAAAAAGAGATGAAAGTAAAAGACGCAAAAGAAGCTCTTAAAAACGAAGCTAGTGAGAAAATTTTGGATATGGAAAGCATTAAGGCCGAAGCGTTAAGAAGAGCCGAGAACGAAGGCATTATATTTATAGACGAGATTGATAAAGTGGCTGTTAGCTCGGGAAATTCAAGCAGGCAAGATCCTAGCAAAGAAGGCGTGCAAAGGGATTTGCTACCGATAGTAGAAGGCTCAACGGTAACTACAAAATTTGGCGTTATAAAAACAGATCATATCCTATTTATCGCAGCAGGCGCATTTCATATAAGTAAGCCAAGCGATCTCATACCTGAACTTCAAGGAAGATTTCCTCTTAGGGTAGAACTGAGCAGTCTTGACGAGGATGCGCTATATCAAATTTTAACTCGGCCTAAACACTCGCTACTAAAGCAGTACGAAGCTCTTTTGAAAACCGAGAACGTAGAGCTTAAATTTAGTGATGAAGCTGTAAAAACTATCGCTAAAATAGCCCAAAACGCCAATGAAAAAATGGAAGATATCGGCGCAAGAAGGCTTCATGCGGTGATCGAGCGAGTAATAGAAGATATAAGCTTTGAAGCTAGCGAAAACAGCGGAAAAACGATAGAGGTTGATAAGGCGCTCGTAGAAGACAGGCTGGGAAATATCATAAAAGATCAAGATTTGGCAAGATACATACTATGA
- the hslV gene encoding ATP-dependent protease subunit HslV, with product MFHATTILAYKGKNKSVIGGDGQVSFGNTVLKANAVKIRKIHNGKVLAGFAGSTADAFNLFDMFENNLEHAKGDLLKAVIEFSKEWRKDKYLRKLEAMMLVLNRDKIFLLSGTGDVVEPEDGKIAAIGSGGNFALCAARALDKFAQIDEEELVKESLKIAGEVCIYTNTNIKTYVLEENKE from the coding sequence GTGTTTCATGCAACAACCATACTAGCCTACAAAGGCAAAAATAAATCCGTGATCGGCGGAGACGGGCAAGTAAGCTTTGGCAACACGGTTCTTAAAGCAAATGCAGTTAAAATTCGCAAAATTCATAACGGCAAGGTTCTAGCGGGCTTTGCAGGAAGCACTGCCGATGCGTTTAATCTATTTGATATGTTTGAAAACAACCTAGAGCACGCTAAAGGCGATCTGCTAAAGGCTGTGATAGAATTTAGCAAAGAGTGGCGTAAAGATAAGTATCTGCGCAAACTTGAAGCGATGATGTTGGTACTAAATCGCGATAAAATTTTTCTGCTAAGTGGCACGGGCGATGTGGTTGAGCCCGAAGACGGAAAGATAGCTGCTATCGGAAGCGGAGGAAATTTCGCACTTTGCGCAGCAAGAGCCCTTGATAAATTTGCACAAATTGACGAAGAAGAGCTTGTAAAAGAGAGCTTAAAAATAGCAGGAGAAGTCTGCATATACACAAATACAAATATAAAAACTTATGTTTTAGAAGAGAATAAAGAATGA
- the pilO gene encoding type 4a pilus biogenesis protein PilO — protein sequence MKKDNTLVKIDNYFDSKKGSEVSMILLGVLVLVGYLTYVLSWDPAQDFYDATAREHQDITSKLYQTNNYLATNNTSKVQEQQTKLNVLKDNLETAKFTNQYFDNKLKELSYLLFNEQNWAKFLDSLAFLADKNDIKIVKIANEFKNPTPQKIEQVLDIKIDFEGSFKNIVGYINSIEESDLVVDVNSMDINSTKKDLIGNIGIYVWGMKY from the coding sequence ATGAAAAAAGACAACACTTTAGTAAAAATAGACAACTATTTCGATAGTAAAAAAGGCAGTGAAGTATCCATGATACTTTTGGGGGTTTTAGTTTTAGTAGGATATCTTACATATGTTTTATCTTGGGATCCTGCGCAAGATTTTTACGACGCTACAGCCAGAGAACATCAAGATATAACATCTAAGCTATATCAAACAAACAATTATTTGGCTACAAATAATACAAGTAAAGTTCAAGAGCAACAAACTAAACTAAATGTACTAAAAGATAATCTTGAAACAGCCAAATTCACAAATCAATATTTTGACAATAAGCTAAAAGAGTTGTCTTATCTTTTGTTCAATGAACAAAATTGGGCTAAATTTTTAGATAGTTTAGCATTTTTAGCAGACAAAAACGATATAAAAATTGTAAAAATAGCCAACGAGTTTAAAAATCCTACACCCCAGAAAATTGAGCAGGTGTTAGACATTAAAATAGACTTTGAAGGAAGCTTTAAAAATATAGTAGGATATATAAATTCTATAGAAGAATCCGATTTGGTGGTAGATGTAAATTCAATGGATATAAACTCCACCAAAAAAGATCTAATAGGAAATATAGGAATTTATGTATGGGGGATGAAATACTAA
- the rplI gene encoding 50S ribosomal protein L9 has translation MKVLLIKDVKSLGKAGEIKEVKDGYGNNFLIGRGLAKAATPDVLRQYEAAQKRKAEELKYELANLETLKEQLENIKLVIKKPLGANGSLFGAVTKDEIAHALEEKHNLAIDKKSFDTDGHIKSTGIFDVDVKLGHGIHAKLKLEVEGE, from the coding sequence ATGAAAGTATTACTGATAAAAGACGTAAAATCTCTTGGCAAAGCAGGAGAGATAAAAGAGGTAAAAGACGGCTATGGAAACAACTTCTTAATAGGCAGAGGCTTAGCAAAAGCTGCAACTCCCGATGTGCTACGCCAATATGAAGCGGCTCAAAAAAGAAAGGCCGAAGAGCTAAAATACGAGCTTGCAAATTTAGAAACTCTAAAAGAGCAACTCGAAAATATAAAGCTGGTTATAAAAAAACCGCTTGGCGCTAACGGCTCGCTGTTTGGCGCTGTTACAAAAGACGAGATCGCTCACGCCCTTGAAGAAAAGCACAATCTAGCTATAGACAAAAAGAGCTTTGATACCGACGGACATATAAAATCAACAGGAATTTTTGACGTAGATGTGAAGCTAGGACACGGAATTCACGCTAAACTTAAGTTAGAAGTCGAGGGCGAATAG
- a CDS encoding transformation system protein: protein MLEVQEILELEKKWKAYDKKRATPISKEKTHYNYLLVALLAASVTTASLVFFYLEEPKMKVAAANTNSTTQEVRQSFVTKEPNINSSYTTTTKEPEALAEELPSGTLLNQNYNNFANNENNIEIEKQDITSLAQTNSQQNQQGWIYLNENAQASFETKASGEVEIQELRKQVLFTAPNEEAINLEADTYSIQSSIMTDKNEDNSFKIQIQSSGPEISVDELKSKFDKTNSSELATLIAKKYYDIQDYKSSEKWSVIANELNSDNEESWVIFAKSKYNLGQKYDAVRVLKIYNEKANSKEIETLIKHIENSSI, encoded by the coding sequence ATGCTTGAAGTACAAGAAATATTAGAATTAGAAAAAAAATGGAAGGCTTATGATAAAAAAAGAGCGACTCCAATTTCTAAAGAAAAAACCCATTATAACTATTTATTGGTAGCCTTGCTTGCGGCTTCTGTTACGACAGCTTCGCTTGTGTTTTTTTATCTTGAAGAACCAAAAATGAAAGTTGCAGCGGCAAACACCAATAGTACAACACAAGAAGTTAGACAATCTTTTGTAACAAAAGAGCCTAATATAAATAGCTCATACACTACAACAACAAAAGAACCTGAAGCTTTAGCAGAAGAGCTACCAAGCGGAACTCTTTTAAACCAAAATTATAATAATTTTGCAAACAATGAAAACAACATTGAAATAGAAAAGCAAGATATAACATCCTTAGCACAGACGAATTCTCAGCAAAATCAGCAAGGATGGATATATTTAAATGAAAACGCTCAAGCTTCTTTTGAAACAAAAGCAAGTGGCGAAGTAGAAATACAAGAGTTGAGAAAACAAGTCTTATTTACTGCCCCAAATGAAGAGGCTATAAATCTAGAAGCCGACACTTATAGTATACAAAGTAGTATTATGACTGATAAAAATGAAGACAATTCATTTAAAATTCAAATCCAATCATCAGGTCCTGAAATATCGGTTGATGAGTTAAAGTCAAAATTTGATAAAACAAACAGTTCTGAACTTGCTACTTTGATAGCTAAAAAATATTACGATATACAAGACTATAAAAGTAGCGAAAAATGGTCTGTTATAGCAAACGAGCTTAACAGCGACAACGAAGAAAGTTGGGTTATTTTTGCAAAGTCAAAATATAACTTAGGGCAAAAATACGACGCCGTTAGAGTTCTTAAAATATATAATGAAAAAGCAAATTCAAAAGAGATTGAAACCCTAATAAAACATATTGAAAATAGTTCAATATAA